CCCGCGGCAAGCCCGACCCCGAGCCCTACCTCCTCGCCGCCCGCGAACTGGGCGTCGACCCGGCCCACTGCGTCGTCTTCGAGGACGCCCCCGCCGGTCTGGCGGCCGGTCGCGCCGCCGGGATGATCACCGTGGCGTTGACCACAACCCACGAGGTCCACGAGCTCGACGCCGACCTGGTGGTGAAGGACCTGTCGGCCCTGTCCGCCCTGGTCACCGATGGGGGAGTGGAGATCTCGGTCCGCGGCTGAGAGCTGTCCGCCGCTGTCCAGTATGCGGACAGCGGCGGTCGGTAAGGACCGTACGTCTGGTTTACTGATCGCATGACCACGACGAGCTGCCGCACCTTTGCGACCGAGGCGACCCTGACGCCCGGTGCTCGTTGTATGTGTCGAATGTGCGCCTTCTAGAGGGCCCCTGTACCACCCTGAGCCTCGCGCCCCGAAGCGAGAGCCCGCTCATGTCCGCACGTACGCCACGCGTACGGGACTGAGCCCCGCCCCCGCGCACACGATTCTCCTCCCCGGTTCCACCGCGCCCGCGAGAGCCGTGCTGCGTCCTGGCCGCCTTCGACCATGAACGCCACGTGCCCGGCGCCCACGAGGTGCCGCGCACTCGACAGTGACGGAAACCCCAGTGATCACCACAACGGGCCTGACGAAAATTTACCGGGCTCACCGCTCCCGCGCCCGCGAGGTCACCGCCCTCGACGGCGTCGATCTGCACGTCCGCGAAGGCGAGGTGTACGGCGTCATCGGCCAGTCCGGCGCCGGCAAGTCCTCGCTCATCCGCTGCGTCAACCTGCTGGAGCGCCCCACCGCCGGGACGGTGACCGTTGCCGGGCAGGACCTCACGGCCCTCGCGGGACGCGGTCCCCGGGCCGGCAAGGAACTGCGGCAGGCGCGCAGCCGTATCGGCATGGTCTTCCAGCACTTCAACCTGCTGTCCTCGCGGACGGTCCAGGACAACGTCGAACTGCCGCTGGAGATCCTCGGCAAGTCCGGGAAGGAACGCTCCCGCAAGGCACTTGAGCTGCTCGACCTGGTGGGTCTCGCGGACAAGGCCAAGGCCTACCCCGCCCAGCTCTCCGGCGGCCAGAAGCAGCGCGTCGGCATCGCCCGCGCGCTGGCCGGCGACCCCAAGGTGCTCCTGTCCGACGAGGCCACCAGCGCCCTCGACCCGGAGACCACCCGCTCCATCCTCCAGCTGCTGCGCGACCTGAACCGGCAGCTCGGCCTGACCGTCCTGCTCATCACCCACGAGATGGACGTCGTGAAGTCGATCTGCGACTCGGCCGCGCTCATGGAGAAGGGCCGCATCGTCGAGTCCGGCACCGTCAGCGAGCTCCTCGCGACCCCCGGCTCCGAACTCGCCTCCGCGCTCTTCCCGGTGGGCGGCGAGGCCTCCGCGGACGACCGCACCGTCGTCGACGTCACCTTCCAGGGCGAGGCCGCCACCCAGCCGGTCATCTCCCAGCTCTCGCGCACCTACAACATCGACATCTCCATCCTCGGCGCCGCCATCGACACCGTCGGCGGCCTCCAGGTCGGCCGGATGCGCATCGAACTGCCCGGCCGCTACGAGGACAACGTCGTGCCGATCGGTTTCCTGCGCGAACAGGGCCTCCGGATAGACGTCGTCGGCCGAGAGGGCCAGGAGCCCGTGCTGGTGAAGGAAGGTGCCAAGTGACCTGGTCCGAGACGCAGCCCCTGCTGGAGCAGGCGTGTTGGGACACCCTCTACATGGTCGGCTGGTCCACCCTGATCGCCGTCGTCGGCGGTCTCCCGCTCGGCATCCTCCTCGTCCTCACGGACCGGGGCGGTCTGCTTCAGAACGTCCTGGCCAACAAGGTCATCGGGCAGATCGTGAACGTCGCCCGGTCGATGCCGTTCATCATCCTGATGGTCGCGCTGATGAGCTTCACGCGCTGGGTCACCGGGACGACGATCGGCCGTGAGGCCGCGATCGTGCCGCTCGCGATCGGTGCCATCCCGTTCTTCGCGCGCCTCGTCGAGACGGCTGTCCGCGAAGTGGACGGCGGGCTCGTGGAGGCCGTGCAGTCGATGGGCGGCAACACCTGGACGGTCGTACGGAAGGTGCTCGTCCCCGAGTCCCTGCCGTCCCTCATCGCCAGCGCGACGACCACGATCGTCGCCCTCATCGGCTACTCGGCCATGGCCGGCACCGTCGGCGCCGGCGGTCTGGGCGACATCGCCATCCGCTACGGCTACCAGCGCTTCGAGACCGAGCTGATGTGGCTCACCGTCGCGATCCTCGCCGTCGTCATCTCCCTCATCCAGTTCTCCGGCGACTACGCGGCCCGCTCCCTGCACCGCCGCGGCGGCCGCTCGGGCCCGGCGCCGAAGCTGCGGCTGCTGAAGGCGTCCACGGCGACGAGCAAGACCGTCTGAACACCCCGGACGAGCACCCAGAACTCCCCGAACACCCAAGTCGGGGTCGCACCACCCATAAGGAAAGGCACTTTTCGTGCGTAACACCGCCAAGATCACCACTGCCGTCCTCGCCGCCGGAGCCCTCACCCTCGGACTCACCGCGTGCGGCTCGGACAAGGACTCCGGAACCGACGCGAGCGCCCCGCTGAAGGTGGCCGCCACGCCCACCCCGCAGGGCGAGATCCTCACGTACATCAAGGACAAGCTCGCGCAGAAGGCCGGCCTCGAACTCGAGGTCAAGGAGTTCACCGACTACGCGACGCCGAACACGGCCGTCCAGCAGGGTGAGGTCGACGCCAACTACTTCCAGCACCAGCCGTACCTGGACGACTTCAACAAGAAGAACGGCGGCGACATCGTGGCCGTGCCGAACGCCACCGTGCACCTGGAGCCGCTCGGCGTGTACTCCCAGGGCGTCAAGAAGCTGACGGACCTCAAGAAGGGCGCCACGGTCGCCGTCCCGAACGACACCACCAACGAGGCCCGCGCGCTGAAGCTGCTGGAAGCCAACGGCGTGATCAAGCTGAAGGCGGGCGTCGGCTACGCAGCGACCCCCAAGGACATCGCCTCCAACCCCAGGAACCTCCAGTTCAAGGAGCTCGAGGCGGCCCAGCTGCCGCGCTCCCTCGGCGATGTCGACGCCGCGGTCATCAACGGCAACTACGCACTGGAGGCCGACCTCAGCCCGGCGAAGGACGCCATCGCCGCCGAGTCGCCCAAGGACAACCCGTACGGCAACTTCCTCGCCGTGAAGAAGGGCAACGAGGACGACCCGCGCGTGCAGAAGCTGGCGAAGCTGCTCACGTCGCCCGAGGTGAAGAAGTTCATCGAGGACAAGTACGACGGCGCCGTCGTCGCGGCGTTCTGAGAGGTCAACCTCCATCTGACGGTGCGTTTACCGCGTATCGCCACGCACGGGGTCCACTCCTTCACTTGGTGTGGACCCCGTGGTGCATCTCAGTGCTTTCATGCTGCATGCTGGGCAGTTCAGCAGGCCCTGAAGGTTTTGTCGAAGGTTACGGAGCGGCGCATGACTAGCACCTTCCCCAACATCTCCATCAGCACGGAGCGGTTGGTGCTGCGTCCCTTCGAGGACCTGGACATCGAGGCGTTCGCCGAGATGATGAACGACGAACACGTCACCGCCTGGACCTCCGTGCCGCACCCCTACACCGAGGACGACGCCCGCGCCTGGATCACCGAACTCGCCCCCGCCGAACGCACCGAGGGGCGCGGCATCGTCTTCGCCGTCACCGAGTTCCTCACCCAGCGCCTCGTCGGGATCGTGCACCTGCAGAACACCAACTGGCGTGTCCGCTCCAGCGAGATCGCCTACGTCATCGCCCCCTGGGCCCGTGGTGAGGGCTACGCCTCCGAGGCTGCCCTCGCCACCGCACAATGGCTCTTCCACGACCAGAAGTTCGAACGGCTGGAGCTGCGCACCGCCGCGGACAACGCCGCCTCCCAGCAGGTGGCGCAGAAGATCGGCTGCATCAGCGAGGGAGTGCTGCGCGGCGCCTGGATAGTGCGCAGCAGGACGGACAGCGGTGAGTGGACGGACGTCCGCACCGACCTCATTGTCTGGAGCCTGCTGCCCGAGGACCTGGAGGGCGTCGGCGAGCAGTCGGTCGGCGGCTTCACTTCGTTCGGCGACTGGAACTGACGGAAGCGAACCCCCGGGTGCCGGCGGGTGCCGACCTGCCGAACGGGTACCCTCACGGAGCCCGCCCCCTCGGGCTGGCCGACGACGACCTGCGCGAACCCCAGGAGACTGACGACGATGGCCGACCGCGTCACGGTGATCGGCTGGGACGGCTCGCCGCTGACCGCCGCGGCACGCTCCGCCCTCGGTGCCGCCACGCTCGTGGCCGGTGCCGCCCACCACCTGGCGCTCCCCGAGGTGCCGCCCGCCGCCGAACGCATCCGCCTCGGCAGCGTCGCCCTCGCCGCCCGCCGGATCGCCGGCCACCGCGGCACCGCGGTGGTGCTCGCCGACGGCGACCCCGGCTTCTTCGGAGTCGTACGGACCCTGCGCGCGCCCGAGTTCGGCCTGGAGGTCGAGGTCGTCCCCGCCGTCTCCTCGGTCGCCGCCGCCTTCGCCCGGGCCGGCATGCCCTGGGACGACGCACAGGTGGTCGTCGCACACCGCCGCACCCTGCGACGCGCGGTGAATGTGTGCCGCGCCCACACCAAGGTCGCCGTCCTCACCTCACCGGGCGCAGGACCCGCCGAACTCGGCCTGCTTCTGGAGGGCGTCCACCGCACCTTCGTCATCTGCGAGGCGCTGGGCAGCGAACGCGAGGGCGTCACCGTCGTCACCTCCGACAAGGCCGCCGACCACACCTGGCGGGACCCGAACGTCGTCATCGTCATCGGCAGACACCCCGGGAGAGGCGCCGCGGCGGAGGGCGGCGGGTGGATCGCCGGCCGCGACCCGGGCGCCGGACCGCGCGGCTGGACCCTGCCCGCCGAGTCCTACGGCGGCCTCATGGGCGAAGGCGAGCTGGAACCGCTGCGTGCCGCCCAACTCACCCGGCTGGGCCCGCGCGTCGGTGACCTGGTGTGGGACATCGGCTGCGGCAGCGGCGCCTTCTCCGTCGAGGCCGCCCGGGCCGGCGCCGCCGTCATCGCCGTCGACCGCGACCCGCAGGCCTGTGCCCGTACCGAGGCCAACGCGCGCGGCTTCGGGATCCAGCTGCAGATCGTCCACGGCACGGCCCCGCATGCCCTGGAGAACCTCGCCGAACCGGACGTCGTACGCGTCGGCGGCGGGGGAGCGGCCGTCGTCTCCGCCGTCGCCGAACGGCGCCCGCAGCGCATCGTCACGCACGCCGCGACCCGCGACGCCGCCGAAATCGTCGGACGCGACCTCAGCGCGCACGGCTACGACGTCGAGTGCGCCCTCCTGCAGTCCGTCGAACTCGACACGCGGGCCTGGACGGAGCGGGAGCGCAGTGTCGCGTTCCTGCTCAGCGGGGTATTGCCCGACCGCACGGTATGACCGTGCGCCCGTCCCCGTGATCCTGTTGTCATACCGCGCGCGGTAGGCTGGCCGATCGTTGTACCGCACTCGGTCGCCCGGCACTTCGTCGGTCAATGTCCGGAAAAACACGCCCCGTTTGGGGTGGGTGTGGTACGGCGAAACCGGAGGACGCGCAACGTGGCGCAGTCCACAGCGGCCTGTCGCGGATCAGCCTGTCGCGACGGCCGAACGGCCACGACAATGCCACTCAATGGCTTTGTCGCCTTTTTTGGGCGGGTCGTTCGTGCCGCTGGGCACGCACGCTCGTTCTTCACTGCGGGGGCGGTCGGTGCGCCGTCCCCGGTGAGCTGGTCGTAGAAGCACTAATCGATGGGCGAGGGGTACGCATGACCGACACCGGCCAGGTCCCGGGCGAGGGACTGCCGGAGAGCGCAGGCATGGTGGAGCAGCCGGGCGTCCCCGCGGCGCATGGTACGTACACCTACCTCTCCGAGACCACCGCCCAGGACGAAGACCTGCTGCTGCCCGGCTCCCAGGGAGCCTGGGGCAACGAGGTCGCCCCGCCCGCGCCGGAGCCGGTCGTCGAGGCCGTGCACGAGCCGGACGCGCACCAGATCTCCGGCCGTGACAGCGGCTCGGTCGACCTGAGCGGCGTCCGCCTCCCGGGTCCGACGGCCCCCTCGACGCCGATCCCGCCCATCACACCCCGACGCCCCCTGCACCTCGGCCCGCCCATCCCCGACGCCTCCGCCAGCCCGGTCCGCTCCCTCGCCGACCGCGGCGCCGTAGGCGCACCCACCCGCCAGCCCGGCCCGGCCCCGACCGGCCCCGAGTACCTCGACGCCCCCCAGTACCACGAGGCACAGGTACCGCAGCCGGCGACTCCCTGGGGCGCCCCGGCCCAGGCCGCCGTTCAGACCGCCGTCCAGGCCCAGGCTCCGGCCCCCGCGCCGTTCGGCGTGGAGGTGCCGGCTGCCGAAACGGTTGTCCCGACCGGACAGCCGGGCGGCGAGCCGGTGGGCGTGGCGCAGGCGGCGGTGGCTCGGGTGGCCACGGAGGCCGGTGCCACGACGGGCGCGGCGCACGAGGTGACGAACGCTGCTCAGGGCGCCGAGGTGGGTGTGCCTGTGCCGCAGGAGAGCGTGTACGGCGGCCAGGAACCGCCGGGTGGCGCCGCCGCGCCGGTGGCCGGGGCGGTGCCTGGCCAGGACTCCGGTCCGATGCCGGCGGCCGCGCAGGAGCCGGGTGTGGGAGAGACGGCCGGTGTTGCGGCTGCTCCGGGCGCGGACGAGGCCTTGGGTGTGGCGGCTGCTCCGGGCGCGGATGAGGCCTTGGGTGTTGCGGCTGCTCCGGGCGCGGACGAGGCCTTGGGTGTGGCGGCTGCTCCGGGCGCGGATGAGGCCTTGGGTGTTGCGGCTGCTCCGGGCGCGGACGAGGCCTTGGGTGTGGCGGCTGCTTCGGGTGCCGACGAGGCCGCGGGCGCCGTGCCTGCCGCTGAGGCCGAGCAGATTGCGGCGGCTGTGCCTGCTGCGGAGGCCGGCGAGGCCGCGCCGGGTGCGGACGACGCCGGTGCCGGCGAGGCCGCGGTGGCTGCGGGTGAGGACGGCACCGCCGCCGGGGAAGTGCCGGCGAGCGAAGCCGACTCGGGTGCCGCGCAGGTGCCTGACGGTGCCGGTGCCCCGGATGCCGCCCAGACCGGGGGAGTTGGCGATGCCCCGGAGGGCGGCCAGGGCGCTGAGCCCGGGCAGGCTCCGGAGGACTTGGTCGCCGCTGTGCCTGCCGAGGCCGCCGAAGCTGTCGTCGGCGGAGCCGCGCCGGTGACGGAGGTTCCGGCGGCTGAGCCTGGCCCGGTCGCTGCGGAAACCGCGCCGGAAACCGCTCAGGTTTCCGAGGCGGTCGACGCTGACGCCGGGCAGGTTGACGTGGCGCTGGACGCTGCGGTCGAGCAGGTTGTCGAGGGTGCCGCCCCTGAGCTGGAGCAGGCGCCCGAGGGTGCCGCCCCTGAGCTGGAGCAGGCGCCCGAGGGTGCCGCCCCTGAGCTGGAGCAGGCGCCCGAGGGTGCCGCCCCTGAGCCGGCGCAGGTCCCCGAGGTGCTCGACCCCGAGACCGCGCAGGTCGCCGACGCCTCCGCTCCCGAAGCCGTCCAGGTGCTCGACGCTGCCGCGCCCGAGACCCCGGCGCAGGTCTCCGAGCCCCCCGCAGCCGAGCCCCCCGCAGCCGAGGCCGCGTCAGCCGAGCCCGCCGCCGAGTCCCCGGAGGCGCAGGCCCCCGAGGCCGCCCCCGTCCCGCCGGTGCCGGACGCCGCACAGGCCCCCCAGCCCGCGGATGCCGAGCACATCGCACCGGACTCGCAGCCGGCCGAGGCCGTCGCCGCGGCCACCGACGGCGCCTCCGCTGTCGTAGCCCCCGAACCGACCCCGCAGGCCGCGGACGTCGAGCAGGTCGCCGCCGAGCAGGAGAGCGAGCCCTCCGCCCCGGTCGCCCAGCCTGCCGAGGCCTCGGACCCGCAGCAGACGCAGGCCCCCGAAGCCGTCCAGGACCCCCACCACGCGCAGGCCCCGCAGCCGACGCAGGACGGGACTCCGACGGACGTAAACGCCGAAGCGCAGGCTGTGGCCGCGAGCGCCCCCGCCCCCGACGCCGAAGCACAGGCCGAAGCCGTGAGCTCCACCGACCCCCACGCGGAACCCCCCGTCGCGGACCCGGCGGCCCAGATGCCGGACGCCCAGCCGACCCCGGATGTCAGCGCCGAACCGGCCGAGGCCGCCCAACCGCTCGCCCCGGACACCTCCTCGGACACGGCCCCCACAGACGCCGCCGCCCCGGACTCCACCGACCCGCAGCCGACCCCGTCGGCGGACACCGCACCGGCCGAGGCCCCCCAGCCCTTCGTCGCCGAACCCGCCGGCCCGCAGCTCCAGCCCCTGGCAGCCCAGTCCGCCGACGGCTCCGAGGAACCGGTCACGCGCCTGGAGCCCACGCCCGACCAGTCGTTGGGTCAGTTCGTCCCGGTCGAGGGCTCGGTGCCGACCACCCCGCACCTCGCGCCGACCCCGCCGCAGCCGACGGTCCTCCCCACGGACGAGGCGCCGGCCCCCGTCGCCACGGTCCCCGCACCCCGTGAGGGCGACCCCGAACTCGTACAGCACGCGGAGGACCTGGACACCCGGGCCGCCGACCAGGAAGACCAAGAAGCCCCCGCAGAAGAGAGCACGGCCGTGGAAGAAGTGCGACAGTCCACCGGCCCGGCAGCGCCCGCCTACGACGACGCCGAACGCGAGGCCGTTCTCAAGGTCATGCGCGAGCGCCGCGACATCCGCAACGGCTTCCGCAGCGACCCGATCCCGCACGAGGTGCTGCTCCGCGTCCTGGAGGCTGCCCACACAGCACCCTCCGTGGGCCACTCGCAGCCCTGGGACTTCGTCGTCATCCGCTCCGCGGAGACCCGGCGCACCATGCACGAACTGGCCATGCGCCAGCGCGAGGCGTACGCCAAGTCGCTCCCCAAGGGCCGGGCGAAGCAGTTCAAGGAACTGAAGATCGAAGCGATCCTCGACACCCCGGTGAACATCGTCGTCACCGCCGACCCGACCCGCGGCGGCCGCCACACCCTCGGCCGCCACACGCAGCCCCAGATGGCGCCGTACTCCGCCGCCCTGGCGGTGGAGAACCTCTGGCTCGCCGCCCGCGCCGAGGGCCTCGGCGTCGGCTGGGTCAGCTTCTTCGACGAGCGCGAGATGGTCCGTGCCCTCGGCCTGCCCGAGCACCTGGAGGTCATCGCCTACCTGTGCGTCGGGTACGTCGACGAGTTCCCGGACGAGCCCGAGCTGATGCAGGCAGGCTGGTCCAAGCGCCGCCCGCTGTCGTGGGTCGTGCACGAGGAGACGTACGGCCGGCGCGCCCTGCCCGGCGAGGAGCCGCACGACCTGCTCGCCGAGACCGTCGCCCAGATCCGCCCGCTGGACGCCAAGGCGCTCGGCGAGGCCTGGGAGCGGCAGAAGCGCATGACCAAGCCGGCCGGCGCGCTCGGCATGCTGGAGATCATCTCCGCGCAGCTGTCCGGGCTTTCGCGGCAGTGCCCGCCGCCGATCCCGGAGCCCGCGGCCGTCGCGATCTTCGCCGGCGACCACGGCGTGCACGCCCAGGGCGTCACCCCCTGGCCGCAGGAGGTGACGGCCCAGATGGTCGCCAACTTCCTCGGCGGCGGCGCGGTCTGCAACGCCTTCGCCGGCCAGGTGGGCGCGGAGGTGTGCGTGGTGGACGTGGGCGTGGCGGCCGACCTCCCGGCCACCCCCGGCCTGCTGCCCCGCAAGGTCCGCGCGGGCACGTCCGACATGACGACCGGCCCCGCGATGACCCGCGAGGAGGCCAAGCAGGCCATCGAGGTGGGCATCGAGAC
Above is a window of Streptomyces sp. DT2A-34 DNA encoding:
- a CDS encoding methionine ABC transporter permease, which codes for MTWSETQPLLEQACWDTLYMVGWSTLIAVVGGLPLGILLVLTDRGGLLQNVLANKVIGQIVNVARSMPFIILMVALMSFTRWVTGTTIGREAAIVPLAIGAIPFFARLVETAVREVDGGLVEAVQSMGGNTWTVVRKVLVPESLPSLIASATTTIVALIGYSAMAGTVGAGGLGDIAIRYGYQRFETELMWLTVAILAVVISLIQFSGDYAARSLHRRGGRSGPAPKLRLLKASTATSKTV
- a CDS encoding MetQ/NlpA family ABC transporter substrate-binding protein; the protein is MRNTAKITTAVLAAGALTLGLTACGSDKDSGTDASAPLKVAATPTPQGEILTYIKDKLAQKAGLELEVKEFTDYATPNTAVQQGEVDANYFQHQPYLDDFNKKNGGDIVAVPNATVHLEPLGVYSQGVKKLTDLKKGATVAVPNDTTNEARALKLLEANGVIKLKAGVGYAATPKDIASNPRNLQFKELEAAQLPRSLGDVDAAVINGNYALEADLSPAKDAIAAESPKDNPYGNFLAVKKGNEDDPRVQKLAKLLTSPEVKKFIEDKYDGAVVAAF
- a CDS encoding GNAT family N-acetyltransferase; translation: MTSTFPNISISTERLVLRPFEDLDIEAFAEMMNDEHVTAWTSVPHPYTEDDARAWITELAPAERTEGRGIVFAVTEFLTQRLVGIVHLQNTNWRVRSSEIAYVIAPWARGEGYASEAALATAQWLFHDQKFERLELRTAADNAASQQVAQKIGCISEGVLRGAWIVRSRTDSGEWTDVRTDLIVWSLLPEDLEGVGEQSVGGFTSFGDWN
- a CDS encoding methionine ABC transporter ATP-binding protein — protein: MITTTGLTKIYRAHRSRAREVTALDGVDLHVREGEVYGVIGQSGAGKSSLIRCVNLLERPTAGTVTVAGQDLTALAGRGPRAGKELRQARSRIGMVFQHFNLLSSRTVQDNVELPLEILGKSGKERSRKALELLDLVGLADKAKAYPAQLSGGQKQRVGIARALAGDPKVLLSDEATSALDPETTRSILQLLRDLNRQLGLTVLLITHEMDVVKSICDSAALMEKGRIVESGTVSELLATPGSELASALFPVGGEASADDRTVVDVTFQGEAATQPVISQLSRTYNIDISILGAAIDTVGGLQVGRMRIELPGRYEDNVVPIGFLREQGLRIDVVGREGQEPVLVKEGAK
- the cbiE gene encoding precorrin-6y C5,15-methyltransferase (decarboxylating) subunit CbiE — encoded protein: MADRVTVIGWDGSPLTAAARSALGAATLVAGAAHHLALPEVPPAAERIRLGSVALAARRIAGHRGTAVVLADGDPGFFGVVRTLRAPEFGLEVEVVPAVSSVAAAFARAGMPWDDAQVVVAHRRTLRRAVNVCRAHTKVAVLTSPGAGPAELGLLLEGVHRTFVICEALGSEREGVTVVTSDKAADHTWRDPNVVIVIGRHPGRGAAAEGGGWIAGRDPGAGPRGWTLPAESYGGLMGEGELEPLRAAQLTRLGPRVGDLVWDIGCGSGAFSVEAARAGAAVIAVDRDPQACARTEANARGFGIQLQIVHGTAPHALENLAEPDVVRVGGGGAAVVSAVAERRPQRIVTHAATRDAAEIVGRDLSAHGYDVECALLQSVELDTRAWTERERSVAFLLSGVLPDRTV
- the cobT gene encoding nicotinate-nucleotide--dimethylbenzimidazole phosphoribosyltransferase, coding for MTDTGQVPGEGLPESAGMVEQPGVPAAHGTYTYLSETTAQDEDLLLPGSQGAWGNEVAPPAPEPVVEAVHEPDAHQISGRDSGSVDLSGVRLPGPTAPSTPIPPITPRRPLHLGPPIPDASASPVRSLADRGAVGAPTRQPGPAPTGPEYLDAPQYHEAQVPQPATPWGAPAQAAVQTAVQAQAPAPAPFGVEVPAAETVVPTGQPGGEPVGVAQAAVARVATEAGATTGAAHEVTNAAQGAEVGVPVPQESVYGGQEPPGGAAAPVAGAVPGQDSGPMPAAAQEPGVGETAGVAAAPGADEALGVAAAPGADEALGVAAAPGADEALGVAAAPGADEALGVAAAPGADEALGVAAASGADEAAGAVPAAEAEQIAAAVPAAEAGEAAPGADDAGAGEAAVAAGEDGTAAGEVPASEADSGAAQVPDGAGAPDAAQTGGVGDAPEGGQGAEPGQAPEDLVAAVPAEAAEAVVGGAAPVTEVPAAEPGPVAAETAPETAQVSEAVDADAGQVDVALDAAVEQVVEGAAPELEQAPEGAAPELEQAPEGAAPELEQAPEGAAPEPAQVPEVLDPETAQVADASAPEAVQVLDAAAPETPAQVSEPPAAEPPAAEAASAEPAAESPEAQAPEAAPVPPVPDAAQAPQPADAEHIAPDSQPAEAVAAATDGASAVVAPEPTPQAADVEQVAAEQESEPSAPVAQPAEASDPQQTQAPEAVQDPHHAQAPQPTQDGTPTDVNAEAQAVAASAPAPDAEAQAEAVSSTDPHAEPPVADPAAQMPDAQPTPDVSAEPAEAAQPLAPDTSSDTAPTDAAAPDSTDPQPTPSADTAPAEAPQPFVAEPAGPQLQPLAAQSADGSEEPVTRLEPTPDQSLGQFVPVEGSVPTTPHLAPTPPQPTVLPTDEAPAPVATVPAPREGDPELVQHAEDLDTRAADQEDQEAPAEESTAVEEVRQSTGPAAPAYDDAEREAVLKVMRERRDIRNGFRSDPIPHEVLLRVLEAAHTAPSVGHSQPWDFVVIRSAETRRTMHELAMRQREAYAKSLPKGRAKQFKELKIEAILDTPVNIVVTADPTRGGRHTLGRHTQPQMAPYSAALAVENLWLAARAEGLGVGWVSFFDEREMVRALGLPEHLEVIAYLCVGYVDEFPDEPELMQAGWSKRRPLSWVVHEETYGRRALPGEEPHDLLAETVAQIRPLDAKALGEAWERQKRMTKPAGALGMLEIISAQLSGLSRQCPPPIPEPAAVAIFAGDHGVHAQGVTPWPQEVTAQMVANFLGGGAVCNAFAGQVGAEVCVVDVGVAADLPATPGLLPRKVRAGTSDMTTGPAMTREEAKQAIEVGIETARDLVAAGNKALLTGEMGIANTTASAALISVFTDTDPAEVTGRGTGINDETLARKTEVVRRAVELHQPDPADPIGVLAAIGGFEHAALVGLLLGGASLRTPVILDGVSAGAAALVARAIAPEVLAACIAGHRSAEPGHVAALNKLGLRPLVDLDLRLGEGTGALLALPLVQSTARAMHEVATFDSAGVTEK